Proteins co-encoded in one Acidobacteriota bacterium genomic window:
- the bshC gene encoding bacillithiol biosynthesis cysteine-adding enzyme BshC, translating into MSVECYPITILPHVSQLYRDYLVMGDSAADAPVRQWYGSGANGGPFAGGWMRTQLPPVASADRLANELLRQNKSFEASPETIANIELVRKGARTVITGQQVVLFGGPLLTLLKAATAISRAKDATRISGVPHVPVFWMATEDHDLAEVDQAALLTKTTVETLRAGLRVAHPVEVGGVELTPEAAPDLEQAIEQATELLGYAPVADWIREAYLPADASQSRPTLAQAFGRLIARIFARQGLIVVDASGREFHSMGASTLRYAIENTDQLHQALLARTEQLTSHGYHAQVLVAEASSLLFLVDETTGERVALRRTSDPATNELQWRAGSHIYTTVALLEILETAPERLSPNALLRPVFQDTVLPTAAYVGGPAEIAYFAQSAVLYQQILGRLTPVLPRLSATLIEPAITTIMEKDEVQLPDAMTTAEELAQRLGARAMPIPLKRKLAAAGNALESELDALTEYLRGIDSSLGTAAETSSSKMRYQMDRLRRMAATYELQKEASLGKHAAAITLNLFSNGHPQERVLAGVWFMARYGEELIERIVQVAGNQCPGHVVVRL; encoded by the coding sequence CAGCTTTACCGCGACTACCTCGTCATGGGTGATAGCGCGGCGGATGCACCCGTCCGTCAGTGGTATGGATCCGGAGCGAACGGCGGGCCGTTCGCCGGTGGATGGATGCGCACACAGCTTCCGCCTGTTGCCTCAGCCGATCGCCTCGCGAATGAGTTGCTTCGTCAGAACAAATCCTTCGAAGCCAGCCCCGAGACGATTGCAAACATTGAGTTGGTTCGCAAGGGGGCCCGCACGGTGATTACCGGGCAGCAGGTAGTTCTCTTCGGTGGGCCGCTTCTCACGCTATTGAAGGCTGCCACAGCCATCTCGCGCGCGAAAGACGCTACGCGCATCAGCGGAGTTCCTCATGTTCCCGTTTTCTGGATGGCGACCGAAGACCACGATCTTGCCGAGGTCGACCAGGCTGCGCTCCTCACCAAGACCACAGTCGAGACGCTTCGCGCCGGCCTTCGTGTTGCTCACCCTGTCGAAGTCGGCGGAGTTGAACTGACGCCCGAAGCGGCGCCTGATCTTGAACAGGCGATTGAGCAAGCCACAGAATTGCTGGGTTATGCGCCCGTTGCCGACTGGATCCGTGAGGCATACCTTCCCGCCGATGCTTCTCAGTCCCGGCCCACGCTGGCCCAGGCCTTCGGACGTCTTATTGCGCGTATCTTTGCCCGCCAGGGGCTGATTGTTGTCGACGCCTCAGGCCGCGAGTTTCACTCCATGGGCGCTTCAACGCTGCGCTATGCCATTGAAAACACCGACCAGCTTCATCAGGCGCTTCTTGCGAGGACGGAGCAGCTTACCTCGCACGGCTACCACGCGCAGGTGCTTGTTGCAGAGGCTTCGTCGCTGCTCTTTCTTGTAGACGAGACGACTGGCGAGCGTGTCGCCCTGCGCCGGACCTCCGACCCGGCAACGAATGAACTTCAATGGCGCGCGGGGTCCCACATCTATACCACCGTGGCGCTGCTGGAAATTCTGGAGACTGCTCCTGAGCGTCTCAGCCCGAATGCGCTGCTGCGACCCGTTTTTCAGGACACCGTGCTCCCTACCGCGGCCTACGTCGGCGGCCCGGCGGAGATTGCATACTTCGCCCAGAGCGCCGTGCTCTACCAGCAGATTCTTGGCCGCCTTACGCCAGTGTTGCCTCGCCTGAGCGCTACCCTGATTGAGCCTGCGATCACCACGATAATGGAGAAGGATGAGGTGCAGCTTCCCGATGCCATGACCACGGCCGAGGAGCTTGCGCAGCGGCTTGGTGCGCGCGCCATGCCCATTCCGCTCAAGCGCAAGCTGGCCGCTGCCGGCAATGCTCTGGAATCGGAACTCGACGCTCTTACCGAGTACCTGCGTGGCATCGACTCCTCGCTCGGTACTGCGGCGGAGACCTCCAGCTCAAAGATGCGCTACCAGATGGACCGCCTGCGCCGCATGGCTGCAACCTACGAGCTGCAGAAAGAGGCTTCTCTCGGAAAACATGCCGCAGCGATCACGCTCAATCTCTTTTCCAACGGCCATCCCCAGGAGCGCGTGCTGGCGGGAGTCTGGTTCATGGCGCGTTATGGCGAGGAACTGATCGAGCGTATCGTTCAGGTCGCTGGCAACCAGTGTCCGGGCCACGTCGTCGTTCGCCTGTAA
- a CDS encoding ABC-F family ATP-binding cassette domain-containing protein: MPPILNAQGLSKSFGATPLFSEIAFTVSDGDRIGLIGPNGAGKSTLLKILAAEEDADAGDVAVRKRARIGYVRQESTFATGITVREVLEAALHAGHVAEAEREGKLRETSGRIGLSDLSVEAAKLSGGWRKRLAIAEAIVAAPDVLLLDEPTNHLDLAGIAWLEGMLSAGDFASVIITHDRYFLENVATEIVELNRVYADGLLRVQGSYSKFIEARQSYLESQSRLEESLRNRVRTEIEWLRRGPKARATKAKARIDNAHQLIGQLKEVSSRAQTATASIDFAATERQTKRLVELNDIAIELGDRTIVEKLNFLIANGTRIGLVGPNGSGKTTILRLLTGELTPSTGTINKAGSLRIVYFSQKRELPEGVTLRRALAPDSDSVVYQDRVVHVASYAQKFLFTGDQLNQPVERLSGGERARVLIARLMLEPADLLLLDEPTNDLDIATLEVLEESLLEYKGALVLVTHDRYMLDRVSTTVLGLDGKGSAATFADYAQWEQWFLDQASSQDAAQPARDEPSKPVQSTASSTVPAKKKLSYLEAREFADIEQRVEAADAALEAAKARVNDPEVSIDVTKLTEALAALDAAQTESDKLYARWAELTEKAG, translated from the coding sequence ATGCCACCGATTCTTAACGCGCAAGGCCTGTCCAAAAGCTTCGGTGCAACGCCACTTTTCAGCGAGATAGCTTTCACCGTCTCCGACGGAGACCGCATTGGCCTGATCGGCCCCAACGGCGCGGGTAAAAGTACCCTGCTCAAGATACTGGCTGCTGAGGAAGATGCCGATGCGGGTGATGTAGCTGTCCGTAAGCGGGCGCGCATCGGCTACGTCCGCCAGGAATCAACCTTCGCCACGGGCATTACCGTGCGGGAGGTGCTTGAAGCCGCGCTCCACGCCGGGCACGTCGCCGAGGCTGAGCGCGAGGGGAAGCTCCGTGAGACGAGCGGACGCATCGGCTTGTCCGATCTCTCCGTTGAAGCTGCGAAGCTGAGCGGAGGCTGGCGCAAGCGCCTTGCCATCGCCGAGGCAATTGTGGCGGCGCCAGATGTCTTGCTTCTCGACGAGCCGACCAATCACCTCGACCTGGCGGGGATCGCGTGGCTGGAGGGAATGCTCAGCGCTGGAGACTTTGCCTCCGTCATCATCACCCACGACCGCTACTTCTTAGAGAACGTTGCAACTGAGATCGTCGAGTTGAACCGCGTCTATGCCGATGGGCTGCTGCGCGTGCAGGGTAGTTACTCGAAGTTCATCGAAGCAAGGCAGAGCTATCTTGAATCGCAATCGCGGCTAGAAGAATCCCTGCGCAACCGAGTCCGCACCGAGATCGAGTGGCTGCGCCGCGGCCCGAAGGCCCGTGCTACCAAGGCCAAGGCGCGTATCGACAATGCCCACCAGCTCATCGGCCAGCTCAAGGAAGTCTCCTCTCGTGCGCAGACCGCAACCGCATCCATCGACTTTGCTGCAACGGAGCGACAGACCAAACGCCTCGTCGAGTTGAACGACATCGCCATCGAGCTCGGCGATAGAACCATCGTCGAGAAGCTGAACTTCCTCATCGCCAATGGAACCCGCATCGGTCTCGTCGGCCCCAACGGCAGCGGCAAGACGACGATCCTCCGCCTGCTCACCGGCGAGCTCACGCCATCGACGGGCACGATCAACAAGGCAGGCTCGCTGCGCATCGTCTACTTCAGCCAGAAGCGTGAGCTTCCCGAAGGCGTAACGCTGCGCCGCGCGCTCGCCCCCGACTCCGACTCCGTCGTCTATCAGGACCGCGTCGTCCACGTCGCCAGCTACGCGCAGAAGTTCCTCTTCACCGGCGACCAGCTCAACCAGCCGGTCGAGCGGCTGAGCGGGGGTGAGCGTGCCCGCGTGTTGATTGCGCGGCTGATGCTCGAGCCTGCGGACCTCCTGCTGCTCGACGAACCCACCAACGACCTCGACATCGCCACGCTCGAAGTCCTCGAAGAGAGCTTGCTCGAATACAAAGGCGCGCTTGTGCTGGTGACGCATGACCGCTATATGCTCGACCGGGTCTCTACGACCGTTCTGGGGCTTGATGGGAAGGGAAGCGCCGCGACCTTCGCCGACTACGCGCAGTGGGAGCAGTGGTTCCTCGATCAGGCATCGTCGCAGGATGCAGCCCAGCCCGCGCGCGACGAGCCATCCAAACCGGTGCAGTCGACTGCGTCGTCAACTGTCCCGGCGAAGAAGAAGCTCTCCTATCTCGAAGCGCGCGAGTTCGCCGATATCGAGCAGCGAGTAGAAGCTGCCGACGCTGCTCTTGAAGCAGCAAAAGCGCGCGTCAACGATCCTGAAGTCTCCATCGATGTGACAAAGCTGACAGAAGCGCTTGCAGCTCTCGATGCCGCACAAACCGAGTCGGACAAGCTCTACGCTCGCTGGGCCGAGCTGACCGAGAAAGCCGGTTAG